In Rutidosis leptorrhynchoides isolate AG116_Rl617_1_P2 chromosome 2, CSIRO_AGI_Rlap_v1, whole genome shotgun sequence, one genomic interval encodes:
- the LOC139888985 gene encoding protein FAR-RED IMPAIRED RESPONSE 1-like produces the protein MADLHVESTVQDNTDHSPQNNEDVQKCHVVVPTIGMKFESEDEIYSFYNNYAYQMGFGVRISSKRKRPHKTYYALGCHKGGVYESKAEPSKQSKSCKTDCPAKISVIVDYDGTCTISCVSLEHNHALSPRKSRFQRSHKKIDSYSKRRLELNDSAGISLAKNFHSLVVEAEGYENLAFGERDCRNYIAKARQLRLGKGDAEALRDYFVRMQKRSTNFFYVIDMDDEGRLKNVFWADARSRAAYQSFGDVVSFDSTYLTNKYNMPFAPFVGVNHHGQSMLFGCGLVSREDTETYVWLFKSWLECMDGHAPKAIITDQCRAIQGAVARVFPDSLHRLCLWHIMKKVPEKLGKLNKYKAIKKTLKSLVYESIQSQEFEDGWSQMIKEYAIDKNDWLCSLFDDRKRWVPLYVKVIFWAGMSTTQRSEGMNAFFDDYVNSKTSLRQFVEQYDNALKSKIEKETKADFDSLNASYKLMTGFHFEKQFQASYTNAMFKLVQIELQCMLFCNHSLLKTQGTISTFNVTDILRGKRGELKRKVVYTVSFDEVGCDIQCSCHSFEFRGIVCRHMMKILIEKDVKEIPSCYILSRWRKDLKHRHYHVINCYEDLKSGGQAKQFEQLCSSFYEVAHIANSQEKYDYLLRCIASAKEKLSDDSSWGVNTNTNTISKDNDIVSEPKKPLLPSAQYVVKGAHQQRGRNQK, from the coding sequence ATGGCAGATTTGCATGTGGAATCCACAGTTCAAGATAACACGGATCATAGTCCTCAAAATAACGAGGATGTACAAAAATGTCATGTAGTCGTTCCCACTATTGGGATGAAATTTGAATCGGAAGATGAGATTTATAGTTTCTACAACAATTATGCCTACCAAATGGGTTTTGGAGTTCGTATTTCAAGTAAAAGGAAAAGGCCTCATAAAACATACTATGCGCTTGGATGTCATAAAGGAGGTGTCTATGAGTCAAAGGCCGAACCCAGCAAGCAAAGCAAGTCTTGTAAGACAGATTGTCCAGCAAAAATTAGCGTGATAGTTGATTATGATGGAACATGCACCATCTCATGTGTTTCTTTGGAGCATAATCATGCTTTAAGCCCCAGAAAATCACGATTTCAACGATCTCATAAGAAAATTGATTCGTACTCTAAGAGAAGACTTGAGTTAAATGATAGTGCTGGAATTTCGCTAGCAAAAAATTTTCATTCCCTAGTAGTTGAAGCTGAAGGATATGAAAACTTGGCATTCGGTGAGAGAGATTGTAGAAACTACATTGCAAAAGCAAGACAATTAAGACTTGGGAAGGGGGATGCCGAAGCATTACGTGATTATTTTGTTCGTATGCAAAAAAGAAGTACAAATTTTTTTTATGTGATTGATATGGATGATGAAGGACGTTTGAAAAATGTATTTTGGGCCGATGCAAGGTCTAGAGCAGCATACCAGTCATTCGGAGATGTCGTGTCTTTTGACAGCACATATTTGACTAACAAATATAATATGCCTTTTGCTCCTTTTGTTGGAGTGAATCACCATGGACAATCTATGTTATTTGGATGTGGTTTAGTTTCACGCGAGGATACGGAAACGTATGTATGGTTATTTAAGTCATGGTTAGAATGCATGGATGGACATGCACCAAAAGCAATAATAACAGACCAGTGTCGAGCAATTCAAGGAGCTGTGGCACGTGTATTCCCCGATTCTCTTCATCGACTTTGCCTTTGGCATATTATGAAAAAGGTCCCGGAAAAATTGGGCAAGTTGAATAAATATAAAGCAATAAAAAAGACATTAAAATCTCTTGTATATGAGTCTATACAGTCTCAAGAGTTTGAGGATGGATGGTCCCAAATGATAAAAGAGTACGCCATTGATAAGAATGATTGGTTATGCTCATTGTTTGATGATCGAAAGCGTTGGGTGCCATTGTATGTCAAGGTAATATTTTGGGCGGGGATGTCTACTACGCAGAGAAGTGAAGGTATGAATGCTTTCTTTGACGATTACGTTAATTCTAAAACATCTTTGCGACAATTTGTTGAACAATATGACAATGCACTAAAAAGCAAGATAGAGAAAGAAACTAAGGCTGATTTCGACTCTCTAAATGCGTCATATAAATTGATGACTGGATTCCactttgaaaaacaatttcaagcaTCCTACACTAACGCGATGTTTAAGTTAGTTCAAATTGAGCTACAGTGTATGCTGTTTTGCAATCACTCACTACTAAAAACACAAGGTACAATATCTACGTTTAATGTTACGGATATTCTTCGAGGAAAACGTGGAGAATTGAAAAGAAAAGTTGTATACACCGTGAGTTTTGATGAAGTTGGATGTGATATTCAATGTTCTTGTCATTCGTTTGAGTTTCGGGGAATTGTTTGTAGGCATATGATGAAGATCTTGATTGAGAAGGATGTTAAAGAAATTCCTTCATGCTATATTTTGTCTAGATGGAGAAAAGATTTAAAACATCGACACTACCATGTGATCAATTGTTACGAAGATTTGAAGAGTGGAGGGCAGGCTAAACAATTTGAACAATTGTGTTCTTCTTTTTATGAAGTTGCACATATTGCTAATTCGCAAGAAAAATATGATTATCTACTAAGATGTATAGCTTCGGCAAAAGAAAAGTTGTCCGATGATTCGAGTTGGGGTGTTAATACTAACACAAATACTATATCAAAAGATAATGATATTGTTTCGGAGCCGAAGAAACCCTTACTGCCGTCCGCACAGTACGTAGTAAAGGGCGCCCACCAACAAAGAGGAAGGAATCAAAAATAG
- the LOC139892055 gene encoding transcription termination factor MTEF18, mitochondrial: MLIRGISKSLICICNMISELHYVFCTPTVCKNACTGNGLSFLSVKRRNFCVYETSIQGNAGVVYSHQSVACVNGNGYRISRVVRTEAQTALFDYLHFTRGFHFTDAEYISKNSPQFVQNLLSVVDDEQDVSRALSKYFRYNPINEFEPFLESLGLNPFEYPSLLPKSLIFLGDDDLLLDNFHVLCGYGIPRTKIGQIYKEAKEIFRYDNGVLSMKLKAYENLGLSKSTIISLITCCPSLLIGNIDNKFLVVLDKLKGIGFGKEWIGSYVSDKTTLNWDRMLDTMSFLLQVGYNDEQMKILFTDNPALLFEGSGKRVYVLVGQLLKLGFKMNQIYDLFLKSPQILSSKCAKNLWTAVCFLAEIGMETEVIASIVATHMEVLGSNSLKAPITVMNSLKIKKDALCRAIKKDPLQLINLATKTDTKSIENQDSNTIVERRNFLLRLGYIENSDELSKALRKFRGRGDQLQERFDCLVQAGLDYNVVSSMIKRAPSVLNQTKDLLEKKIDCLVNRLGYPLEAVVVFPSYLCYDIQRINLRFSMYLWLLERGAAKPKLSLSTILACSDVRFVKYFVHIHPEGVATWESLKNSLKSKSIQDP; this comes from the coding sequence ATGCTGATTCGTGGGATCAGTAAAAGTTTAATTTGTATCTGTAACATGATTTCTGAACTGCATTACGTTTTTTGCACACCAACTGTTTGTAAAAATGCCTGTACCGGAAATGGGTTATCTTTTTTATCAGTTAAGAGGCGAAACTTTTGCGTATATGAAACTAGCATTCAAGGAAATGCAGGAGTTGTTTATTCACATCAATCGGTAGCTTGTGTTAACGGTAACGGTTATAGGATCTCGCGTGTTGTGAGAACCGAAGCACAAACTGCACTTTTCGATTATCTGCATTTTACGAGAGGCTTCCATTTTACTGATGCGGAGTACATAAGTAAGAACTCTCCTCAGTTTGTTCAAAATTTGTTGTCTGTGGTTGATGACGAGCAAGATGTGTCACGAGCTTTGTCAAAGTACTTTCGGTACAATCCGATAAATGAGTTTGAACCATTTTTGGAGAGTTTAGGTTTGAACCCCTTTGAGTACCCATCGCTACTTCCAAAATCGTTGATATTTTTGGGTGATGATGATCTCTTGCTTGATAATTTTCACGTTCTTTGTGGTTACGGGATCCCAAGAACGAAGATCGGGCAGATATATAAGGAAGCAAAGGAGATATTCAGGTACGACAATGGAGTATTATCTATGAAACTTAAAGCTTATGAGAATTTAGGATTGAGTAAATCAACTATTATTAGTCTCATAACATGTTGTCCTTCACTATTGATTGGGAATATTGATAATAAGTTTCTTGTTGTTCTTGATAAGCTAAAAGGAATTGGGTTCGGCAAAGAATGGATTGGTAGTTACGTGTCTGATAAGACCACTTTGAATTGGGATAGAATGTTAGACACGATGAGTTTTTTGTTGCAAGTGGGTTACAATGATGAACAGATGAAAATTTTATTTACGGATAACCCTGCGCTTTTGTTTGAAGGTTCAGGGAAACGGGTTTATGTTCTGGTTGGCCAGTTACTTAAACTAGGGTTTAAAATGAACCAAATTTACGACCTTTTTTTAAAAAGCCCCCAAATTTTATCATCGAAGTGCGCAAAGAATCTTTGGACAGCAGTGTGTTTTTTGGCTGAAATAGGAATGGAGACGGAAGTAATTGCAAGCATTGTTGCTACCCATATGGAAGTTCTTGGATCTAATTCGTTAAAAGCGCCAATAACTGTCATGAACAGTTTGAAAATCAAAAAAGATGCATTATGTCGAGCTATAAAGAAAGATCCTTTACAGTTGATAAATTTAGCTACCAAAACAGACACTAAATCAATTGAGAATCAAGATTCTAATACAATTGTGGAGAGAAGAAACTTTTTATTACGACtaggttatattgaaaactctgATGAGTTATCAAAAGCCTTAAGAAAGTTTCGAGGTAGAGGTGACCAGTTACAAGAAAGATTTGATTGTTTAGTGCAAGCGGGACTTGAttacaatgtagtttcaagcatGATTAAACGAGCTCCTTCTGTGTTAAACCAAACAAAAGATTTACTTGAAAAAAAGATTGATTGTTTGGTTAATCGATTAGGTTATCCATTAGAAGCTGTTGTTGTGTTTCCGTCGTACTTATGTTATGATATTCAGAGGATTAATCTAAGATTTTCGATGTATTTATGGCTACTTGAGAGGGGTGCTGCAAAGCCGAAGCTATCGTTGAGCACGATTCTTGCATGTTCAGATGTGAGGTTTGTGAAATACTTTGTTCATATTCATCCTGAAGGTGTTGCCACATGGGAAAGTTTAAAAAATTCATTAAAATCAAAAAGTATACAAGACCCTTGA